The Gemmatimonadaceae bacterium nucleotide sequence GGAACTGACGTCCGTGCCGTCGCCTCTCGATCTCGCATCGGTGCAGCCGGGCTCGACCCTCGATGGATTCGAGTCCACGAGTTTCGGTGGCCCGGAAGACGTACCGCCCGAGGAGTCGCAGGAGCCGCCGAGCCCGCCGCGCGGGACGGAGGTGGCGCCCGAGTCGATGTTCGACGACGTCTTCGGCGACGCCCCCGAACCGTCCGGCAGCGTCGATTTCCTCGAGATCGCCCCCGCGACGCAGCACGACGAACTGCCGCTCGTCGCCAGCCTCACGCCGTTCGACCTGCCGGCCATCGTGCCGGACGCTCCGGCACCGCCAGCGGTCAGCCGGTCGGCACCGGATGATGGCCACGACCTGCTCGACGAGATACCTTCGTTCGGTACGGTCGAGACCGTCTCCAACGCCCACAACCTGCCCGGCACCTACGAGACCGCCGCACCGGTGGACACGGAAGCGCTGGTCGCGAGCCTGTTGCCGGATCCGGAGCCGACGCCGCCGCCGGTGGCCGCCATTCCCGAACCCCCGCCGCGCCCGAAGCGCCCGACGCCGACGTATGTGAACCTGGCCGACATCCTCCGGGATGACGAGCCGGAGACTTCGCGCATGACGATCGGGGAGCCGCAGCAGACCGGCGACCACGACGGCGACTTCGAGCACATCCTGCAGGAGTTCCGGGACGGGATCGAGAAGACCATCCCGATGGAGGACGTCGAGAGCCACTTCGACCTCGGGATCGCGTTCCGCGAGATGGGGCTGCTGGATGACGCGATCGCCGAGTTCCAGATCGCCTCCCGGAGCCGGGAGAAGCGGGTGGAGTCGATCGAGGCGCTGGGCGGGTGCTTCCTCGACAAGCGGGAGCCCGGGGTGGCGCGCACCCTGCTCCTGCGGGCGCTGGAGGAGCCGTCGGCGAAGCAGAACGACGACAGGCTGCGGGGCGTGCTGTACCTGCTGGGGCTGGCGAGCGAGGCACTTGGGGCACGGGAGGACGGTCTGCGCTATTATCAGAGAGTGTATGCCGTCGACATCCGCTTCCGTGACGTCGCGTCCCGTATCCAGACCCTGCAGCAGCCCGCCTAGATGAGCCTACCGGTTCCCGCGAGGGCCGGGCTCGACAACCCGCTGGCCGGAATCCAGTACCCGGTCCGTGCGGAGCTCGATCTCGTGTCGTCGCGCATGTGGACGATCGTCGCCGACGACAACCCACTGATTGGTGAAGTGAACCGCCATCTCCAGGGCATGCAGGGCAAGCTCCTGCGTCCGGCGCTGGTGCTGCTGGCGAACGCCGTCGAGGAGACGCGCAGCACGCTGGCGATCGATCACGCCGCCGTCGTGGAGCTGATTCACCTCGCCACCCTGGTGCACGACGACAGCGTCGACCACAGCGTGCTGCGCCGCGGCATGCCGACGGTGAACGCGGTCTTCAGTCACCAGGTGTCGGTCATCATGGGCGACTATCTGTACTCCCAGGCCGTCCGGCACCTCGTCAGCACCCGCGACATGGAGTCGCTGGCCGTGATCGCCGATGCCGCCAAGACGATGACGATGGGTGAGCTGTGGCAGCTCTCCGCCGTCGACGCCCTGCAGTTCAGCGAGGAGGAGTACTTCCAGCTCAACCACGCCAAGACGGCGTCACTGATGAGCGCGTCATGCGAGGTCGGCGCGATCTGCGGCGCCCCGTCGCACCGCGCCGCACTGGCCCGCTTCGGCGATCGGCTCGGCATGGCCTTCCAGGTCGCGGACGACCTGCTCGACTACATCGAAGGGCAGGAGATCACGGGCAAGCCGTCCGGCGCCGACCTGCGCGAGCGGAAGGTCACGCTGCCGTTGATCGCGGCGCTGCGCCGCATGCCCGCCTCGGCGCGGCGGGAGGTCGAGCGGTTCTTCGAGACGGACGAGCCCTCGGCCGCGGCGATCAGCCGCGTGATCTCGCTCGTGGTCGAGGCTGACGGAATCGAATATGCGCGCCGCCAGGGGGAGATCTTCGCCCAGGAGGCGGAGGAGATCGCGCTCGCCCTGCCGGACACCGCAGCCCGATCCGCGCTGCTGGAACTGGTCGGCTACGTCCTCGACCGGCGCTGGTGATGGCCTCTCGCGGTGGGTCGTCCCGGGGGGGCTCGTCGCGGCACCGCCCGGCGTTTCATGGCATGGTGCTCGCCTCGGGGTTCATCGTCGGCGGGTTCCTGACCCAGTTCTCCAGGCGTTTCCTCCCGGCGGGGAGCGTCAAGGAATTCCTCACCACCGGCGTGACGCCCAGCCTGGGTCCGTTGCAGATTGACCTCGTCATCCTCAAGTTTGCCCTGGGGCCGATCGCACTCGACGTGTCCCTTCTGAGCCTGCTCGGTGTACTGATCGCATACCTCATCGCACGGTCCCTTTTCTAGGAGTAGTCATATGCCGTTCGGTCTGGGCATGGGTGAGATGCTGATTGGCCTGGTCATCGTGCTGTTGCTCTTCGGCGCGAAGCGGATCCCCGAGATCGCCGGGTCGCTGGGCAAGGGCATCAACCAGTTCAAGAAGAACATCAACGACGTCGACAAGACGATCCGTGAATCCGACACGCAGTATCGTGCCGAGGTGCGTGCCGCCGAGCCGCCGCCGCGGGTGGACGACCCGACGGCGGAGCCGAAGCGCCTCATGTAGGACCGGGGCGGGGCGCCCTCCCGGCACCAGCACGAAGAACACGGAAGCGGGGCACCGGGATCGACCGGTGCCCCGCTTCCGTTCGTGCCTGCCGTGGTGTGCCGGTTCAGGTGCTCTGGCGGCGGGCGGCGGCGTTCAGCTTCTTGCGGCTGTCGACGATCGAGGCACCCTTGCGCAGCCCCTCGAGGTAGTCGCGCACCATCTGCTCGCGCATGCCGCGCAGGACCTGCGAGCGCTGCTGCTCCTTCTGCTTCACGAACTCGGCGCTGTCGGCGGCCACGCGGCGGTCGGTGCGGAGCACGAACACGCCGTCGGTGGTGCGGATCGGCTGGCTGACCGCGCCGATCGGCAGCGCGAACGCGGCGCCGATCGCCTCGTTGAAGCCGCCCAGGCCCTCGGTCTGCATCGTGCGGGCGAAGGGCGCCGACTTCGAGAGCGCCAGCGCACGGCGCTGGACGGCGCCCTCGAAGCCGATGGAGGCAGCGGACTCGGTGATGGCGCGGCCGAGCGTCATGAACTCGTCCATGACCTTCTCGCGCGCGAGGCGCTCCTTGATCTCGTCCTTCACTTCGTCGAAGCTCGCGACTCCCTCGGCGTGCACCGTGTCGAGGCGCGCGACGTAGTAACCCGACGCATCGTCCCACATGTCGCTGCTCTCACCCGCCCGCGCGCCACTGAACGCCCATGCGCTGACGTTCGGCACGTAGCGACCGCCGATGGTGAGGGGCTCGCCCTCGACCGCGGTGGCCCGCATCACGGGCAGGCCGAGGGCCTTTGCGGCCGCGTCGAACTTCGCCGGCGACTCGGCGTTGCCGGCCAGGTTCGACAGCGAGTCGGCGCGCTTGGAGACCCGCGCCGAGGCCGCGTCGTTGATCGTCACGCTGAGGAGGATGTGCCGCAGGTTGAGCGAGTCCCCCGTCTTCGCATCGAGCCGGATGAGGTGCCAGCCGAAGTCGGTCTTCACCGGCTGCGAGACCTCGCCGACCGCGAGGGCGCGGGCCGCGGCGGTGAAGGGCAGCACGTACTGCTCGGCGGTGCTCCGGCCCAGGTCACCGCCACGGACGGCCGACGTGGTGTCGTTCGAGACCCGCGTGGCGAGGTCGGCGAAGGTGGCCTTCGGGTCGGCGGCCGCCATGATCTGCGCCCGCAGCTTGACGATCGAGTCGCGGGTGGCGGCGCTGTCGGAGGCCGAGACGACGAGGGGCAGCGCCAGCACCGAGACGGCCGCGCGCGCCGGCCGCTTGAAGTCGGCGGTGTGCGCCTCGTACCAGGTGCGCGCCTGCGCATCCGTGATCTCACCGGCGTTCACGGCGTTCGGCTTCATCGCGATGTAGGACACCTGCGCCGTGTCGTGCGAGTCGCGGAAGATCTGCCAGAGGCGGGCATCGCTGACGAAGGCGCCGGCCGCCACCTGCTCGAACAGCTTCTGCTTCGGGATGGTGCTGCGGTAGTAGCCCTCGAGCTGGGCGAGGAGGCCCTGCTGGCGGGCCTGCGGGCTGCGGAGGAAGCGCTGGTACTTCTCGAAGTCGAACTGGCCGTTCGTCTGCAGTTCCGGGAGCTGCGCGTACTGTGGCGGCGGGGAGAACTTCGCGTACTCGACGATCTCCTCGGCGGTGACGGAGATGCCGCGCTTCTCGTACTCGTGCTCGAGCAGGATCTCGGTGACGATCTCGTCGTAGGTCTTCTTCTCGACCTCCGCCCGCTCGTCGAGGGTGAGGGAGCGGCCGCGCTGCTGCTCCTCCGCCTGGACGGCGGCATCGAGGGCGCGCTGGTAGGAACCGTACGGCACATCCTGCCCGTCGACCTTCACGACGGTGGTGCCAAGGGTCGGCCCCGAGTCGCGGCCGAAGAGGCCGGAGGACTCGTAGAAGACGAAGCCGCCGATGAACGTGAAGGCGAGGCCCCAGAAGATGTACTTGCCGTACGAGCGGAACGTCTGCAGCACTGAGCGGAACTCCTCGAGGGAACGACCTGGACCGCGGGCGGGAATAGCCGCGAAAGGTAGGGCTGGATGGGGCACAACTTCAAGTGATACCGAGACTTCGGGTGACGATTGCGATTTGACGCTCGTCGGCGACGTTGGCTATCTTTCACGGTCCGTCGTTCCGGGCTGAGCCGACGCACGGTCTGAAATTCTCCGAGGACGCGATGGCGCCTGGTTCCCGGCTGGAAGAACTGACAGCCAAGTACATGCAGAACCCGCGGCGCTTCTTCGTGCCGCTGGCCAACGAGTA carries:
- a CDS encoding tetratricopeptide repeat protein, with product MASSPAVLKQQAAALELKKQPEKALALYQQLLAEHGGTDDVDVALRNRVGDLHLRVGQVDEAIALFEKSADEYALSGFLNNAIALCNKILRQRPGHVPTLRRLARFSAEKGMVVDAQRHYLSVAEALEKLGQHGEALKALSEFAELSPDDVHVRSVVVEQLLRAGRKPDALPHLTVLHRLHVLAGRHDEAEGVAQVAREMDEHWMPESDQEIARKRTDPSLVFIDSDDDFGALEIQPMLSEDRSSSAPPVALEGLELTSVPSPLDLASVQPGSTLDGFESTSFGGPEDVPPEESQEPPSPPRGTEVAPESMFDDVFGDAPEPSGSVDFLEIAPATQHDELPLVASLTPFDLPAIVPDAPAPPAVSRSAPDDGHDLLDEIPSFGTVETVSNAHNLPGTYETAAPVDTEALVASLLPDPEPTPPPVAAIPEPPPRPKRPTPTYVNLADILRDDEPETSRMTIGEPQQTGDHDGDFEHILQEFRDGIEKTIPMEDVESHFDLGIAFREMGLLDDAIAEFQIASRSREKRVESIEALGGCFLDKREPGVARTLLLRALEEPSAKQNDDRLRGVLYLLGLASEALGAREDGLRYYQRVYAVDIRFRDVASRIQTLQQPA
- a CDS encoding polyprenyl synthetase family protein; translation: MSLPVPARAGLDNPLAGIQYPVRAELDLVSSRMWTIVADDNPLIGEVNRHLQGMQGKLLRPALVLLANAVEETRSTLAIDHAAVVELIHLATLVHDDSVDHSVLRRGMPTVNAVFSHQVSVIMGDYLYSQAVRHLVSTRDMESLAVIADAAKTMTMGELWQLSAVDALQFSEEEYFQLNHAKTASLMSASCEVGAICGAPSHRAALARFGDRLGMAFQVADDLLDYIEGQEITGKPSGADLRERKVTLPLIAALRRMPASARREVERFFETDEPSAAAISRVISLVVEADGIEYARRQGEIFAQEAEEIALALPDTAARSALLELVGYVLDRRW
- a CDS encoding DUF4321 domain-containing protein translates to MVLASGFIVGGFLTQFSRRFLPAGSVKEFLTTGVTPSLGPLQIDLVILKFALGPIALDVSLLSLLGVLIAYLIARSLF
- a CDS encoding twin-arginine translocase TatA/TatE family subunit, whose protein sequence is MPFGLGMGEMLIGLVIVLLLFGAKRIPEIAGSLGKGINQFKKNINDVDKTIRESDTQYRAEVRAAEPPPRVDDPTAEPKRLM
- a CDS encoding peptidyl-prolyl cis-trans isomerase, whose translation is MLQTFRSYGKYIFWGLAFTFIGGFVFYESSGLFGRDSGPTLGTTVVKVDGQDVPYGSYQRALDAAVQAEEQQRGRSLTLDERAEVEKKTYDEIVTEILLEHEYEKRGISVTAEEIVEYAKFSPPPQYAQLPELQTNGQFDFEKYQRFLRSPQARQQGLLAQLEGYYRSTIPKQKLFEQVAAGAFVSDARLWQIFRDSHDTAQVSYIAMKPNAVNAGEITDAQARTWYEAHTADFKRPARAAVSVLALPLVVSASDSAATRDSIVKLRAQIMAAADPKATFADLATRVSNDTTSAVRGGDLGRSTAEQYVLPFTAAARALAVGEVSQPVKTDFGWHLIRLDAKTGDSLNLRHILLSVTINDAASARVSKRADSLSNLAGNAESPAKFDAAAKALGLPVMRATAVEGEPLTIGGRYVPNVSAWAFSGARAGESSDMWDDASGYYVARLDTVHAEGVASFDEVKDEIKERLAREKVMDEFMTLGRAITESAASIGFEGAVQRRALALSKSAPFARTMQTEGLGGFNEAIGAAFALPIGAVSQPIRTTDGVFVLRTDRRVAADSAEFVKQKEQQRSQVLRGMREQMVRDYLEGLRKGASIVDSRKKLNAAARRQST